A window of the Hypanus sabinus isolate sHypSab1 unplaced genomic scaffold, sHypSab1.hap1 scaffold_336, whole genome shotgun sequence genome harbors these coding sequences:
- the LOC132388489 gene encoding oocyte zinc finger protein XlCOF6-like, producing MAHQRVHTRERPFTCSVCGKGFTLSSTLLVHQRVHTGEKLFTCSDCGKGFTLSSRLLVHQQVHTGEKPFTCSVCEKGFTQSSTLQRHQRVHTREKPFTCSECGKGFTQSSELLAHQSVHTGERPFTCSDCGKGFTQLSNLQSHQRVHTGEKPFICSNCGKGFTQSATLQRHQSVHTGERPYTCSICWKGFTQSSDMLAHQRFHTGERPFTCTNCGKRFTQSSTLQRHQSVHTGERPFTCAYCGKGFTRSSTLLAHRSVHTGEWPFTCSECGKGFTQSSKLLTHQSVHTGERPFTCGECGKGFTQLSHLLRHQRVHTG from the coding sequence atggctcaccagcgagttcacaccagggagcggccattcacctgctcagtctgtgggaaaggattcactctgtcatccacgctactggtacatcagcgagttcacactggggagaagctgttcacctgctcagactgtgggaagggattcacactgtcatcccgcctactggtacatcagcaagttcacactggggagaagccgttcacctgctcagtctgtgagaagggattcactcagtcatccaccctacagagacaccagcgagttcacaccagggagaagccattcacctgctcagaatgtgggaaagggttcactcagtcatctgaactactggcacatcagtctgttcacactggggagaggccgtttacctgctcagactgtgggaagggattcactcagttatccaacctacagagtcaccaacgagttcacactggggagaagccgttcatctgctcaaactgtgggaagggattcactcagtcagccACACTAcaaagacaccagtcagttcacactggggaaaggccatACACCTGCTCAATCTgttggaagggattcactcagtcatctgatatGCTGGCACACCaacgatttcacactggggagaggccgttcacttgcacaaactgtgggaagagattcactcagtcatccaccctacagagacaccagtcagttcacactggggagaggccgttcacctgcgcatactgtggaaagggattcacacggtCATCCACCCTATTGGCACACCGGTCAgtacacactggggagtggccattcacctgcagtgaatgtgggaagggattcactcagtcatccaaactactaacacatcagtcagttcacactggggagaggccgttcacctgcggtgaatgtgggaagggattcactcagttatctcatctactgagacaccagcgagttcacactgggtag